In Topomyia yanbarensis strain Yona2022 chromosome 2, ASM3024719v1, whole genome shotgun sequence, one DNA window encodes the following:
- the LOC131681959 gene encoding 1-acyl-sn-glycerol-3-phosphate acyltransferase beta-like isoform X3 — protein sequence MTAILMVSSLVLIVPIPLFLFKPRWPLNALVPGIVACEFIRWLGVEYEIRGAEHINVKNGGVALLNHQSAIDIVLLARLLREFRNIVPVVKKEIFYALPFGIGSYLVGVVFIDRKNTASAMNVMKREAVAITRDNLKLAIFPEGTRHDRDTLLPFKKGSFHVAVDSQAIIQPVVISKYAFINHKKKRFGRGRVIVQILPEISTKGKGKEDINELVESCQQIMQAQFDALNAEAKQYCHL from the exons ATGACGGCCATCCTGATGGTTTCGTCCCTGGTCCTGATAGTGCCGATACCACTCTTTCTGTTCAAACCTCGGTGGCCTTTGAATGCCTT AGTACCAGGAATTGTCGCGTGCGAGTTCATTCGCTGGCTCGGCGTAGAGTACGAAATCCGCGGTGCCGAACATATCAACGTGAAGAACGGCGGGGTAGCACTACTTAATCACCAGAGTGCGATTGACATCGTAC TCCTTGCCCGACTTTTGCGCGAATTCCGCAACATAGTGCCGGTGGTGAAGAAGGAGATTTTCTACGCACTCCCCTTCGGAATCGGTTCCTACCTGGTGGGGGTAGTTTTCATCGACCGCAAGAATACTGCCTCTGCGATGAATGTGATGAAACGGGAAGCGGTGGCCATCACGCGTGATAAT CTCAAGTTGGCAATTTTCCCAGAGGGTACCCGACATGACCGGGACACGTTGCTACCCTTTAAAAAGGGCTCGTTTCACGTGGCAGTGGACTCTCAGGCGATTATCCAACCGGTGGTCATTTCCAAGTATGCTTTTATTAACCACAAGAAGAAACGCTTCGGTCGGGGACGGGTCATAGTGCAAATTTTGCCGGAAATATCGACCAAAGGCAAAGGGAAAGAAGATATCAATGAGCTGGTGGAAAGCTGCCAGCAGATAATGCAGGCACAATTCGACGCACTTAATGCTGAGGCCAAGCAGTACTGCCACCTGTAG
- the LOC131681959 gene encoding 1-acyl-sn-glycerol-3-phosphate acyltransferase alpha-like isoform X1, which yields MEAMINVIKDVFLNSLVLQFIVASILLSLVWPTYKYYAKMTAILMVSSLVLIVPIPLFLFKPRWPLNALVPGIVACEFIRWLGVEYEIRGAEHINVKNGGVALLNHQSAIDIVLLARLLREFRNIVPVVKKEIFYALPFGIGSYLVGVVFIDRKNTASAMNVMKREAVAITRDNLKLAIFPEGTRHDRDTLLPFKKGSFHVAVDSQAIIQPVVISKYAFINHKKKRFGRGRVIVQILPEISTKGKGKEDINELVESCQQIMQAQFDALNAEAKQYCHL from the exons GACGTCTTCCTCAACAGCCTGGTGCTGCAGTTTATCGTGGCATCCATATTACTTAGCTTGGTATGGCCGACGTACAAATATTACGCCAAAATGACGGCCATCCTGATGGTTTCGTCCCTGGTCCTGATAGTGCCGATACCACTCTTTCTGTTCAAACCTCGGTGGCCTTTGAATGCCTT AGTACCAGGAATTGTCGCGTGCGAGTTCATTCGCTGGCTCGGCGTAGAGTACGAAATCCGCGGTGCCGAACATATCAACGTGAAGAACGGCGGGGTAGCACTACTTAATCACCAGAGTGCGATTGACATCGTAC TCCTTGCCCGACTTTTGCGCGAATTCCGCAACATAGTGCCGGTGGTGAAGAAGGAGATTTTCTACGCACTCCCCTTCGGAATCGGTTCCTACCTGGTGGGGGTAGTTTTCATCGACCGCAAGAATACTGCCTCTGCGATGAATGTGATGAAACGGGAAGCGGTGGCCATCACGCGTGATAAT CTCAAGTTGGCAATTTTCCCAGAGGGTACCCGACATGACCGGGACACGTTGCTACCCTTTAAAAAGGGCTCGTTTCACGTGGCAGTGGACTCTCAGGCGATTATCCAACCGGTGGTCATTTCCAAGTATGCTTTTATTAACCACAAGAAGAAACGCTTCGGTCGGGGACGGGTCATAGTGCAAATTTTGCCGGAAATATCGACCAAAGGCAAAGGGAAAGAAGATATCAATGAGCTGGTGGAAAGCTGCCAGCAGATAATGCAGGCACAATTCGACGCACTTAATGCTGAGGCCAAGCAGTACTGCCACCTGTAG
- the LOC131681959 gene encoding 1-acyl-sn-glycerol-3-phosphate acyltransferase alpha-like isoform X2 — MAQDVFLNSLVLQFIVASILLSLVWPTYKYYAKMTAILMVSSLVLIVPIPLFLFKPRWPLNALVPGIVACEFIRWLGVEYEIRGAEHINVKNGGVALLNHQSAIDIVLLARLLREFRNIVPVVKKEIFYALPFGIGSYLVGVVFIDRKNTASAMNVMKREAVAITRDNLKLAIFPEGTRHDRDTLLPFKKGSFHVAVDSQAIIQPVVISKYAFINHKKKRFGRGRVIVQILPEISTKGKGKEDINELVESCQQIMQAQFDALNAEAKQYCHL; from the exons GACGTCTTCCTCAACAGCCTGGTGCTGCAGTTTATCGTGGCATCCATATTACTTAGCTTGGTATGGCCGACGTACAAATATTACGCCAAAATGACGGCCATCCTGATGGTTTCGTCCCTGGTCCTGATAGTGCCGATACCACTCTTTCTGTTCAAACCTCGGTGGCCTTTGAATGCCTT AGTACCAGGAATTGTCGCGTGCGAGTTCATTCGCTGGCTCGGCGTAGAGTACGAAATCCGCGGTGCCGAACATATCAACGTGAAGAACGGCGGGGTAGCACTACTTAATCACCAGAGTGCGATTGACATCGTAC TCCTTGCCCGACTTTTGCGCGAATTCCGCAACATAGTGCCGGTGGTGAAGAAGGAGATTTTCTACGCACTCCCCTTCGGAATCGGTTCCTACCTGGTGGGGGTAGTTTTCATCGACCGCAAGAATACTGCCTCTGCGATGAATGTGATGAAACGGGAAGCGGTGGCCATCACGCGTGATAAT CTCAAGTTGGCAATTTTCCCAGAGGGTACCCGACATGACCGGGACACGTTGCTACCCTTTAAAAAGGGCTCGTTTCACGTGGCAGTGGACTCTCAGGCGATTATCCAACCGGTGGTCATTTCCAAGTATGCTTTTATTAACCACAAGAAGAAACGCTTCGGTCGGGGACGGGTCATAGTGCAAATTTTGCCGGAAATATCGACCAAAGGCAAAGGGAAAGAAGATATCAATGAGCTGGTGGAAAGCTGCCAGCAGATAATGCAGGCACAATTCGACGCACTTAATGCTGAGGCCAAGCAGTACTGCCACCTGTAG